The following are encoded together in the Blastocatellia bacterium genome:
- a CDS encoding protein kinase codes for MLLHGDTPRLADFGLARVLKSSMQSVGIAGTPAYMAPEVFSGERTVESDLWSAGVILYQMISGRLPFSTSI; via the coding sequence ATTTTACTTCATGGTGATACTCCAAGACTTGCTGACTTTGGGCTAGCTAGAGTCTTAAAAAGCAGTATGCAAAGTGTTGGAATTGCTGGAACGCCTGCCTATATGGCACCTGAAGTTTTTAGTGGTGAACGCACTGTAGAATCTGATCTTTGGTCAGCAGGAGTAATTCTTTATCAAATGATTTCTGGACGATTGCCTTTTTCCACATCGATATAA
- a CDS encoding protein kinase, translated as MPHIGEQIGPYTLVRQLGRGAFGLVWLAERRSAFATTQVAIKLALDDEPDLAAIAKESQLWSKLRSHPNILPIIEADKYDDQLVIVSEYAPDGSLDTWLKKNNGIAPSMESAIAMTMAILSGLEHLHSKGKLFIET; from the coding sequence ATGCCGCACATAGGAGAACAAATAGGGCCCTATACCTTAGTACGTCAGCTTGGGAGAGGAGCTTTTGGATTAGTTTGGCTTGCAGAACGTCGCAGTGCTTTTGCTACTACCCAAGTAGCTATTAAACTAGCCTTAGATGATGAGCCAGATTTAGCTGCTATTGCTAAAGAATCCCAGCTATGGTCTAAACTTAGGAGCCATCCAAATATCTTACCTATTATTGAGGCTGATAAGTATGATGATCAGTTAGTTATCGTTAGTGAATATGCTCCAGATGGTTCGCTAGATACTTGGCTTAAGAAAAACAACGGTATAGCTCCTTCTATGGAATCTGCAATAGCTATGACAATGGCGATTTTAAGCGGGCTAGAACATTTACATAGCAAAGGAAAGTTGTTCATCGAGACTTAA